The Microscilla marina ATCC 23134 genome includes a region encoding these proteins:
- a CDS encoding DUF6089 family protein: MCYKRFLGCTLILLYVSFSQLNAQRIFKRFTESYMTAGVQLGSMHYFGDLNPTSNYVSTEFSLTRPSLTLSLSRKFSDHFHLRADLTYGQIRGDDFKAANPDHPRHKFRYARNLHFRNNILELALIGVYDIFPSKGRFNQRRIFTPYILAGAAVFHHSPQAKTPVEQSNSWVDLQPLGTEGQQSGKPGYAKPYSLIQPAAIGGIGARWNITPFSSLSFELALRYTFFDHLDDVSGLYPDMGDLKTDLARTMATRGLETQAAVSGQTRAPNFHPTIDVTGSDGNTYSVLAGYGERRDKRGEASFNDLYLIAGFRFEVIINKSPHRPKFRRRRFGY, from the coding sequence ATGTGTTATAAAAGATTTTTAGGATGTACATTGATTTTATTATATGTAAGTTTCTCTCAACTTAATGCGCAACGTATATTTAAGCGCTTTACAGAGAGCTATATGACGGCTGGTGTACAACTGGGGTCAATGCATTATTTTGGCGACCTCAACCCTACCAGCAACTATGTGTCTACTGAGTTTAGCCTTACCCGCCCTAGCCTTACCCTTAGTCTTTCGCGTAAGTTTAGCGACCATTTTCATTTGCGTGCCGACCTTACCTATGGGCAAATAAGGGGGGATGATTTTAAAGCAGCAAACCCTGATCATCCTCGACACAAGTTTCGTTATGCCAGAAATCTGCATTTTCGGAACAATATTTTAGAGCTCGCTTTAATAGGCGTATATGATATTTTCCCCAGCAAAGGAAGGTTTAACCAACGTCGAATATTCACTCCTTATATATTGGCTGGTGCTGCTGTGTTTCATCACAGTCCTCAGGCCAAAACTCCGGTAGAACAGAGCAACTCTTGGGTAGATTTACAGCCTTTGGGTACCGAAGGACAACAGTCGGGTAAGCCAGGGTACGCTAAACCTTATTCACTTATCCAGCCAGCCGCAATTGGCGGTATAGGAGCACGTTGGAACATCACTCCTTTTTCATCACTATCGTTTGAGCTCGCCCTGCGTTACACCTTTTTTGATCACCTGGACGATGTAAGTGGGCTATACCCTGATATGGGTGACCTGAAAACAGACTTGGCAAGAACTATGGCCACTCGTGGGTTAGAAACTCAAGCAGCTGTTTCGGGACAAACCCGTGCTCCAAATTTTCACCCAACAATTGACGTGACAGGCAGCGATGGAAACACCTATAGTGTATTGGCAGGATACGGCGAACGCCGCGATAAACGTGGGGAAGCAAGTTTTAATGACCTTTATCTCATTGCAGGTTTTCGTTTTGAGGTTATTATCAATAAATCACCCCATCGCCCTAAGTTTCGTCGTAGAAGGTTTGGTTACTAA
- a CDS encoding universal stress protein, translated as MKILVPYDFSEQSQNALEVAFSLANQSAKKNEVSIVLFHVIEPLMAEGSIHPDFRVDYSQVEHFNRMVKATKAELENIAGSAQYAGIEIDVLVETGNFLQQAKHHATKENDVRLIVAGTSGASGLEEVLTGSNTEKLVRHMTCPVLAIPQKVENFEVKSVLFATNLEEEQFIALNRLQQLQVFWGNHIHLLYINTPNNFLTSKELNKRKEEFVYKSRLKNYTFHTYSDKNEEIGVLNASKEIDADVVVIPTNQRKGLWHFFMGSIAEGVVNHSDKPVLTVNLKLGYI; from the coding sequence ATGAAGATACTTGTACCTTACGATTTTTCCGAACAATCACAAAATGCTTTAGAAGTAGCTTTTTCTTTGGCCAATCAAAGTGCCAAAAAAAATGAGGTAAGCATTGTATTGTTTCATGTCATAGAACCGTTGATGGCAGAAGGCAGCATACACCCTGATTTTAGGGTGGATTACTCTCAGGTAGAACACTTTAATCGAATGGTAAAAGCTACCAAGGCTGAACTTGAAAACATAGCTGGTAGTGCACAATATGCAGGAATAGAGATAGACGTATTGGTGGAAACCGGAAACTTTTTGCAACAAGCCAAGCACCATGCTACTAAAGAGAATGACGTACGCTTGATTGTGGCTGGTACTTCGGGTGCCTCAGGTCTGGAAGAAGTACTGACTGGTTCAAACACCGAGAAACTAGTGCGTCACATGACTTGTCCAGTGCTTGCCATCCCTCAAAAAGTAGAAAACTTTGAAGTTAAGTCAGTACTATTTGCTACTAACCTTGAAGAAGAGCAGTTTATTGCACTTAACCGTTTGCAACAATTACAGGTATTTTGGGGAAATCATATCCATTTGTTGTATATAAATACACCCAATAATTTTCTTACAAGTAAAGAACTCAACAAGAGAAAAGAGGAATTTGTGTATAAGTCAAGGTTAAAAAATTACACATTTCACACTTACTCAGATAAAAATGAAGAAATAGGAGTATTGAATGCTTCTAAGGAAATAGATGCCGATGTAGTGGTGATTCCTACCAACCAACGCAAAGGTTTGTGGCATTTCTTTATGGGGAGCATTGCAGAAGGTGTAGTCAATCATTCAGACAAACCTGTGCTTACAGTAAACCTAAAACTGGGCTATATATAA
- a CDS encoding class I SAM-dependent methyltransferase encodes MAIRQLLKHIIPAYWQHHYRKWRYAIPDDALPEASLQDKFTQIFQTNHWQSQQTLSGRGSELEQTQTLIGALSHLLKKYTISSMLDLPCGDFHWMQHVTLSELQYIGADIVSQLILQNRQQYQKAGIEFRMLDITTDALPKVDLVLCRDCFIHLSYAHIRQAIANLKKSNSKYLLTTTYVNYSLNYNVPSGSWRPLNLQQAPFSFPEPIDLIKENCSEEGKLYQDKSLGMWEINSLDF; translated from the coding sequence ATGGCAATAAGACAACTACTTAAGCATATTATTCCTGCATATTGGCAGCACCATTACCGCAAGTGGCGCTATGCTATACCCGACGATGCGTTGCCAGAAGCCAGTTTACAAGACAAGTTTACCCAAATCTTTCAAACCAACCATTGGCAAAGTCAACAAACGTTGTCAGGGCGGGGCTCTGAACTCGAACAAACTCAAACTTTGATTGGTGCCTTGAGTCATCTACTAAAAAAATATACGATTTCTTCTATGTTAGACCTGCCTTGTGGCGATTTTCACTGGATGCAGCATGTGACCTTGTCAGAGTTACAATACATTGGAGCAGACATTGTGTCACAATTGATTTTGCAAAATAGACAACAATATCAAAAGGCAGGTATAGAGTTTCGAATGTTAGACATTACAACCGATGCTTTACCCAAGGTAGACTTAGTGCTTTGTCGCGATTGTTTTATTCACTTATCTTATGCCCACATTCGTCAGGCTATAGCCAACCTCAAAAAAAGTAATAGTAAATACTTGTTGACTACCACTTATGTCAACTATTCATTGAATTATAATGTACCTAGTGGCAGCTGGAGACCTTTGAACCTGCAACAAGCGCCTTTTTCGTTTCCAGAACCCATTGACCTAATCAAAGAAAACTGCAGTGAAGAAGGAAAACTATACCAGGATAAATCACTGGGAATGTGGGAGATAAACTCATTAGATTTTTAA
- a CDS encoding ribonuclease HII: MLQSSFSNKYIEAGVDEVGRGCLAGPVVAAAVILPPNYKNELLMDSKKLNKKTREKLRKTIEEEAISWAVAEASHTEIDEINILNASFLAMHRAIEQLEPEPELLLIDGNRFNPYKFVAYQCIVKGDNKFLSIAAASILAKTYRDDLMEKLAVEHPEYDWENNVGYPTKKHRAAIEQHGATPWHRMSFKLIKDKD, translated from the coding sequence ATGTTACAATCGTCTTTTTCTAATAAATACATAGAAGCCGGAGTAGATGAAGTTGGCCGAGGCTGTTTGGCCGGACCAGTAGTAGCAGCGGCCGTAATATTGCCTCCCAACTATAAGAATGAGTTGTTGATGGACTCGAAGAAGTTGAATAAAAAAACTCGTGAAAAACTTCGTAAAACTATTGAAGAAGAAGCCATTAGCTGGGCGGTGGCAGAAGCTTCGCATACCGAAATTGACGAAATTAATATATTAAACGCCAGTTTTTTGGCCATGCACCGTGCTATAGAACAACTAGAGCCTGAGCCCGAACTTTTACTGATTGATGGCAACCGTTTCAATCCTTATAAGTTTGTTGCCTACCAATGTATAGTAAAAGGTGACAATAAGTTTTTGTCAATAGCGGCAGCATCGATACTAGCAAAAACCTACCGCGATGATTTGATGGAAAAACTTGCCGTGGAGCACCCAGAGTATGACTGGGAAAACAATGTAGGCTACCCTACCAAAAAACACCGGGCAGCTATAGAACAGCACGGGGCTACTCCTTGGCATCGTATGAGTTTTAAGTTGATTAAAGATAAAGACTAG
- a CDS encoding NUDIX domain-containing protein, producing MNSSSDNNNAKEKVANPWNTVYKQQMYDNPWISVAQDMVVNASGKPGIYGTVHFKNKAIGIIPIDSEGYTYLVGQYRYPLDIYSWEIPMGGGSLEDDILESAKRELKEETGFTANQWTEIATVHTSNSVTDEEGVVYIAEELVPGETEFDETEDLRIKKVHISEAVEMVMNNEITDSISMVGLLKVARLRKI from the coding sequence ATGAATAGCTCATCAGATAATAATAACGCCAAAGAAAAAGTTGCAAACCCTTGGAACACAGTTTATAAACAACAAATGTACGACAACCCCTGGATTTCAGTGGCGCAAGACATGGTAGTCAATGCATCGGGCAAACCGGGAATTTATGGTACAGTACATTTTAAAAATAAAGCCATTGGCATTATACCTATTGATAGCGAAGGGTATACTTATTTGGTGGGGCAATATCGTTATCCTTTAGACATTTACTCATGGGAGATACCTATGGGGGGAGGCAGTCTTGAAGATGACATACTTGAATCGGCAAAACGTGAGCTTAAAGAAGAAACAGGCTTTACTGCCAATCAGTGGACAGAAATTGCCACAGTGCATACCTCTAATTCGGTAACTGACGAAGAAGGAGTAGTGTATATAGCCGAAGAACTGGTGCCTGGCGAAACAGAATTTGACGAAACAGAGGATCTTAGAATTAAAAAAGTACATATTAGTGAAGCCGTTGAAATGGTAATGAATAATGAGATTACAGACTCAATTAGCATGGTAGGTTTACTTAAAGTAGCCCGATTGCGAAAAATTTGA
- a CDS encoding YihY/virulence factor BrkB family protein — protein MKAKIIKSITNSKLYQKTVKRLRRSESKHHQVSWYRIIKTLWLNINDKPLHQQARAIAFSFTLSLFPAIIFLFTLIPFFVPYIVTYIPDIVTTGQDIDMKQQIDALLLEFMPGEIYKYTHDTIVNILTQPRTNLLSFGVLLALYTATNGVIEMMDTFNRNYKFAEKRNFLRKRLLAAGLAILFAFILVIVVIVLVVTEFAVEFVLEYLYEWTSWAMLHKDQVLGYYLLTGFKVFVLFSAFLLGIALIYNLAPARKKEWRFFSLGAISASILAMLSTTGFSFYLSNFANYNKLYGSIGTLIALMFWLYLIAWVFLLGFEINVSMVQAQKALKEEVEDKFTMLDDLLTETDEKLKQQTKDQQSSEDTKNNDH, from the coding sequence ATGAAAGCCAAAATTATCAAATCGATTACCAACTCTAAACTGTACCAAAAAACTGTCAAACGTTTGAGGCGCTCAGAATCTAAACACCACCAGGTATCTTGGTATCGTATTATCAAAACACTTTGGCTTAATATCAATGATAAGCCACTTCATCAACAAGCCAGGGCAATTGCCTTTAGTTTTACTTTATCGCTTTTTCCGGCAATTATATTTTTATTTACTTTGATTCCTTTTTTTGTTCCATACATTGTTACCTATATTCCCGATATAGTAACTACTGGGCAAGATATTGACATGAAGCAACAGATAGACGCCCTGCTGCTTGAATTTATGCCAGGAGAAATCTATAAATACACCCATGACACCATTGTCAATATATTGACTCAACCCCGCACCAACCTACTTTCATTTGGGGTATTGTTGGCTTTGTATACTGCTACTAATGGAGTGATAGAGATGATGGATACCTTTAATCGTAACTACAAGTTTGCCGAAAAGCGTAATTTTTTGCGTAAACGATTATTAGCCGCTGGATTAGCCATTTTGTTTGCGTTTATCTTAGTGATAGTAGTCATTGTACTGGTGGTGACCGAGTTTGCCGTAGAGTTTGTACTCGAATATCTCTATGAGTGGACTAGTTGGGCAATGTTGCACAAAGACCAGGTATTAGGGTATTACCTGCTAACAGGTTTCAAGGTGTTTGTCTTGTTTAGTGCATTTTTACTAGGCATTGCTTTGATTTATAACCTGGCTCCTGCCAGAAAAAAAGAATGGAGATTTTTCTCGTTAGGGGCTATTTCAGCTTCTATTTTGGCAATGTTGAGCACTACCGGTTTCTCATTTTACTTGAGCAATTTTGCCAACTACAACAAACTATATGGCTCTATAGGAACCCTGATTGCCCTTATGTTTTGGTTATATTTAATCGCTTGGGTGTTTTTGCTAGGGTTTGAGATCAATGTGAGTATGGTGCAAGCACAAAAAGCCTTGAAAGAAGAAGTTGAAGACAAGTTTACCATGTTAGACGATCTGTTGACAGAAACCGACGAAAAGCTAAAACAGCAAACTAAAGATCAGCAAAGTTCAGAAGATACTAAAAACAACGACCACTAA
- a CDS encoding DUF4153 domain-containing protein translates to MIKWPSFRDLFTQAGNTSSRYPFAMLAATMGTVILLVIIEQQTDVWSYLSDNGQSLMASLLGVLIFFIADIYAERHHIPPSRKLVIEIIAFIIIITYYLLLPKELAHKNYIRFILFFMTGLLLVSYIPFTKTYEVNAFWHFNLLLTVRIMLSGLYSTMLFGGISLALFAMGYLFGLTISAKLYLQLFIAIFGIFNTLIFLAGIPDEIQALEKEETYPRVLRFCVQFVLLPLIVVYLSILYVYGASILVSWTLPKGLVTYLVLVFSVIGMATFLIIYPIRQQKEGRTLQAYSRNFSLSLFPLLALLFWGLGKRIQDYGLTELRYFALVLAVWLAGINLYLLISKAKNIKVITISLSFVCLLSAFGPWGVFMTADRSQASRFKKIMLKSQLLKEGKITPNAQAKPLSLSDHKNLHSILQFFAQRKRLARLQPFIRPHLDSLLSPLDSEHRKIIKLYALMGENVTGDYVTDLISANTKQFNFQSRFDEPVRNIKGYNYIIKFKQKANSFKVNKQRVYLLGDKEIELYFDWKKNRILLHEKKDTLVNFLLDPMLEKLVRKFSNTSKPLPHNEMVLIEAGKSYKAKLQITQVNIARRQDSENKMRSMSGELLLYFSKPQPEGF, encoded by the coding sequence ATGATCAAATGGCCATCATTTAGAGATTTATTCACTCAGGCAGGAAACACCTCATCACGTTATCCCTTTGCTATGCTTGCTGCTACTATGGGCACCGTCATTTTGTTGGTCATCATAGAACAACAAACAGATGTTTGGAGCTACTTAAGCGACAATGGACAATCTTTGATGGCAAGTTTGTTAGGGGTACTTATATTTTTTATAGCTGATATATACGCAGAGCGTCACCATATCCCTCCGTCACGTAAGTTGGTGATTGAAATTATTGCTTTTATCATTATTATTACCTATTACCTGCTGTTACCCAAAGAGTTAGCCCATAAAAACTACATACGTTTTATCCTGTTTTTTATGACAGGTTTATTGTTGGTGTCTTACATTCCTTTTACCAAAACTTATGAGGTAAACGCTTTTTGGCACTTCAACTTGTTGCTTACTGTACGCATCATGTTGTCAGGCTTATACTCTACCATGCTTTTTGGCGGCATATCGCTGGCCTTGTTTGCTATGGGGTATTTGTTTGGACTAACCATATCAGCCAAGTTATACCTGCAATTGTTTATTGCCATTTTTGGTATATTCAATACGCTTATATTTTTAGCTGGTATTCCCGATGAAATCCAGGCGCTTGAAAAAGAAGAAACTTACCCGCGTGTATTACGTTTTTGTGTGCAATTTGTACTGTTACCACTCATTGTAGTATACCTTTCTATTTTGTATGTGTACGGTGCTTCTATTTTAGTGAGTTGGACTCTGCCCAAGGGCTTAGTGACCTACCTGGTGCTGGTGTTTTCGGTCATAGGCATGGCTACCTTCCTTATTATTTACCCTATTCGCCAACAAAAAGAAGGACGAACTCTTCAGGCATACAGCCGCAACTTTTCTCTGAGTCTGTTTCCTTTATTGGCTTTGTTGTTTTGGGGTTTAGGCAAACGTATTCAAGATTACGGCCTTACCGAGCTACGTTATTTTGCCTTGGTGCTGGCAGTATGGTTGGCAGGCATTAATTTATACTTGTTGATCAGCAAGGCAAAAAACATTAAAGTAATTACTATTTCTCTAAGCTTTGTTTGTTTGTTAAGTGCTTTTGGCCCTTGGGGAGTGTTTATGACAGCAGACCGAAGCCAGGCAAGCAGATTCAAAAAAATTATGCTTAAGAGCCAATTGCTTAAAGAGGGTAAAATAACTCCAAATGCACAGGCAAAACCTTTGTCATTGAGTGATCACAAAAACCTGCACTCTATCCTTCAGTTTTTTGCCCAAAGAAAACGCCTTGCCCGTTTGCAACCTTTTATCAGACCACACCTCGATTCTTTGTTAAGCCCGTTAGACTCTGAGCACCGTAAAATTATTAAGTTGTATGCCCTCATGGGCGAAAACGTAACAGGCGACTATGTCACTGACTTAATTTCTGCCAATACCAAGCAATTTAACTTTCAAAGCCGTTTTGACGAACCTGTACGCAATATCAAAGGGTACAATTATATTATTAAATTTAAACAAAAAGCCAACAGCTTTAAAGTAAATAAGCAACGAGTATACTTGTTGGGAGACAAGGAGATTGAATTATATTTTGATTGGAAGAAGAACCGGATATTGTTGCACGAAAAAAAAGACACACTAGTTAACTTCCTGCTCGACCCTATGTTGGAAAAGCTGGTTAGAAAATTCAGTAACACCTCTAAACCTTTGCCTCATAACGAAATGGTGTTAATCGAGGCTGGAAAAAGCTATAAAGCAAAACTACAAATTACCCAAGTGAACATTGCCCGCCGTCAAGACAGTGAGAATAAAATGCGCAGCATGAGTGGAGAGTTATTATTGTATTTTAGTAAACCTCAGCCAGAAGGGTTTTAG
- a CDS encoding arylesterase, protein MHQLSYIFLWITLTLWSCNGAAKREQQRQDSLARQDSIQKIERKKNRKTILFLGNSLAAGFGLDNPEESAYPALIQKKLDAGNHNYRVVNAGVSGETTTGGRERINFLLKQKVDILVIELGGNDGLRGVSPQVVKENLQQIIDIARKRYKKIKILLVRMEAPPNLGLDYTAGFTKAFDDLEEDNRKVVTVPFILDGIAGKPELNQSDGTHPTAEGHEMMANKIWKYLQKVL, encoded by the coding sequence ATGCACCAACTTTCATACATTTTCTTGTGGATTACTTTAACTCTATGGAGTTGTAATGGAGCCGCAAAACGCGAGCAACAGCGACAAGACTCTTTAGCTCGGCAAGACTCTATTCAAAAGATAGAACGCAAAAAAAATCGTAAAACTATTTTGTTTTTGGGCAATAGCCTGGCGGCTGGCTTTGGTTTAGACAATCCCGAAGAGTCTGCTTATCCCGCCTTGATACAGAAAAAACTGGATGCGGGTAACCACAACTATAGGGTAGTAAATGCGGGGGTCAGTGGCGAAACGACTACAGGTGGACGAGAACGAATTAATTTTTTGCTAAAACAAAAAGTAGACATTTTGGTGATTGAATTGGGGGGTAACGATGGTTTGAGAGGGGTAAGCCCACAGGTAGTAAAAGAAAACCTTCAGCAGATCATTGATATTGCGCGTAAACGTTATAAAAAAATTAAAATTTTATTGGTAAGAATGGAAGCCCCCCCCAATCTGGGGTTAGACTATACCGCAGGGTTTACTAAAGCCTTTGACGATCTCGAAGAAGACAATAGAAAAGTAGTGACAGTGCCCTTCATTTTGGATGGTATTGCTGGTAAGCCCGAACTCAACCAGTCGGATGGGACTCACCCTACTGCCGAAGGACACGAGATGATGGCAAATAAGATTTGGAAATATTTACAAAAGGTATTGTAA
- a CDS encoding bifunctional metallophosphatase/5'-nucleotidase, translating into MISLKQFIRTNHSLKLALLLWACIAGCSSPRKPAKTEFIILQLNDVYEIAPIQGGKFGGMARVATVRQELLKENPHTFTTLSGDFLNPSVLGTIKYNGARIKGAQMVATMNTLGIDYVCFGNHEFDLNEEDLLKRINESKFDWISTNLQYKKEGKIQPFFKVVNNQPQNFAKSVVLKIPNKNGEDTLKVGLLGLALKIDNNIVAYEDVKTAAEKELTALKGKIDFAISMTHLAIADDKKLAQAIPQFPLIMGGHDHTNMKHQVGTTSITKADANAKTVYIHRITYDHVTKKVSVRSELKEINESIKEAPKTAKVVSTWLQHAETGFNTLGFDVKEKLMVVTDIPLDGREDHIREEPTNLGKDICAAMVATLPKAQAGILNSGSVRLDDQLRGQVTVYDVLRALPYGGDIYEVQLKGKLLSKILTTGKNNKGSGGYLQTTGINYDETTKQWTIGKAAIEPEKIYTVAMSNYLLTGKESNFDYLTPKNPDIVSATEDNKNPLRADIRKALIEYWKKKGKDNLQEGKKK; encoded by the coding sequence ATGATTTCTTTAAAGCAATTTATCCGAACCAACCACTCACTCAAACTTGCTTTGTTGTTATGGGCATGTATTGCTGGATGTTCGTCTCCACGCAAACCTGCTAAAACCGAGTTTATCATTCTGCAATTAAACGATGTATATGAAATAGCCCCCATTCAAGGTGGCAAGTTTGGGGGGATGGCACGGGTAGCTACTGTACGTCAGGAGTTACTCAAAGAAAACCCACATACTTTTACTACCCTTTCGGGAGATTTTCTGAACCCTTCGGTACTGGGTACCATCAAGTACAACGGAGCGCGTATTAAAGGAGCTCAAATGGTAGCTACAATGAACACCCTTGGAATAGACTATGTATGCTTTGGCAACCATGAATTTGACCTCAATGAAGAAGATTTGCTCAAGCGAATCAATGAATCTAAATTTGATTGGATATCTACCAACCTTCAGTACAAAAAAGAAGGCAAAATTCAACCTTTTTTTAAGGTAGTAAATAACCAACCACAAAACTTTGCCAAGTCGGTGGTATTGAAAATACCCAATAAAAACGGAGAAGATACACTCAAGGTGGGCTTACTGGGGCTGGCACTTAAGATAGATAACAACATAGTGGCTTATGAAGATGTAAAAACAGCGGCCGAAAAAGAGCTTACAGCGCTGAAAGGTAAAATTGATTTTGCCATATCAATGACTCATCTCGCCATTGCTGATGATAAAAAACTGGCACAGGCTATTCCTCAGTTTCCTTTGATCATGGGGGGGCACGACCACACCAATATGAAACACCAGGTAGGTACTACAAGTATTACCAAGGCCGATGCCAATGCCAAAACAGTGTATATTCACCGCATTACTTATGACCATGTCACCAAAAAAGTAAGCGTTCGGTCAGAACTCAAAGAAATTAACGAAAGTATAAAAGAAGCTCCCAAAACTGCTAAAGTAGTGAGCACTTGGCTACAACACGCTGAGACTGGCTTTAATACGCTCGGCTTTGATGTAAAAGAAAAGTTAATGGTAGTAACCGACATCCCACTTGATGGCAGAGAAGACCACATCAGAGAAGAACCTACCAATTTGGGCAAAGATATTTGCGCAGCCATGGTTGCCACGCTTCCTAAAGCACAGGCAGGTATACTCAATAGTGGTTCGGTGCGGCTAGATGACCAGCTAAGAGGGCAGGTCACTGTATATGATGTACTACGGGCGTTGCCTTATGGTGGAGATATTTATGAAGTTCAACTTAAAGGCAAACTTTTAAGCAAAATATTAACTACAGGAAAAAACAATAAAGGAAGTGGGGGGTATTTGCAAACTACTGGTATAAACTATGATGAAACTACCAAGCAATGGACAATAGGCAAAGCAGCTATAGAGCCTGAAAAAATATACACAGTGGCTATGTCAAACTATTTACTGACAGGCAAAGAAAGTAATTTTGATTACTTGACACCCAAAAACCCTGACATTGTTTCGGCTACTGAAGATAACAAAAATCCCCTCAGGGCTGATATTCGCAAGGCACTGATTGAGTATTGGAAAAAGAAAGGAAAAGACAATCTACAAGAAGGCAAAAAGAAGTAA